Part of the Flavobacteriales bacterium genome, TCGTACGGCTCTTTGTGGAACTCCCAGATAGAGATAGCACTTTTGATTTTGCTTTTAGTAATGAAATCACAAGTTCCTATACTTCTTTTCTACTACAAAACCCAAGCGAATGTTCTATTGAGTGTTTGGTAGATTGTAAAACACTCACCATTAAGTATGATGATTTACAAGAAATCTATCAGCAAACAAAAATTGGTAATCTTATAGGAAGAATTGTTTCCGAAGAACTCTTTATCCATAAGTCCAAACGAGAAAATGACTTCTTGACTCTTTCGGCTGAAGAACGCTATAATCAAATCTTCAAAGAACACCCAAAACTCATTTTGGAAATTCCCCAAAAATACCTCGCTTCTTATATCGGTATTACTCCTCAAGCTTTGAGTAGGATAAGACGTAGACAGGTTGATTAACAAACTGATTTATATAAT contains:
- a CDS encoding Crp/Fnr family transcriptional regulator, which produces MKNIFRDFIEKYHPISPEDWAIIEPFLIEKSFTTNEIITQQGDTEKCLYFLQEGVVRLFVELPDRDSTFDFAFSNEITSSYTSFLLQNPSECSIECLVDCKTLTIKYDDLQEIYQQTKIGNLIGRIVSEELFIHKSKRENDFLTLSAEERYNQIFKEHPKLILEIPQKYLASYIGITPQALSRIRRRQVD